From one Bradyrhizobium sp. Ash2021 genomic stretch:
- a CDS encoding YncE family protein, with translation MHLYRAVGLSYGLFLGSAILLCSSSLNLAYAKPFMIVGNDEKVWWDDDGKTVLSAPGKDTVLIVDLADPENPKIVATLPLKNSIVGPPVNVDIDPSGSVALVADSVDVTKDGDALKQVPDNKVYVIDLKASPPKLAATITAGKQPSGLSISPSGKMALVANRGDNSISVLSLNGTDVKVTDTISFPDSVAHVVFTPDGKRALAVRFPAHKVSVLDIVGDKVSYNKVDLPTGQWPYNVVVTPNGKIALTSDNGGAGSSDGSVDTTSVIDLEATPPRVIDRVVVGDGPEGLAMSPKGDLAVAAILRGSNMKKAFFYQKNGSLSILKIDGKKVTKTQDIEVGGLPEAVMFTPDGKYILAGNYMTQDFSILKVNGTRVTDTGKRFKVPGHPASARMGH, from the coding sequence ATGCATCTCTATCGCGCCGTTGGATTGTCCTATGGATTGTTTTTGGGATCTGCCATCCTGCTCTGCAGCTCCAGCCTCAATCTCGCTTATGCAAAGCCGTTCATGATCGTCGGGAACGACGAGAAAGTCTGGTGGGACGACGATGGAAAGACCGTCCTGTCGGCGCCCGGCAAGGATACGGTTCTGATCGTCGATCTTGCCGATCCTGAAAATCCCAAGATCGTCGCCACCCTGCCCCTTAAGAATTCGATCGTCGGACCGCCGGTCAATGTCGACATCGACCCATCAGGCTCGGTCGCGCTGGTAGCGGATTCGGTGGACGTCACCAAGGACGGCGACGCGCTGAAACAGGTCCCCGACAACAAGGTTTACGTCATCGACCTCAAGGCCAGCCCGCCCAAACTGGCGGCGACGATCACCGCGGGCAAGCAGCCGTCGGGACTGAGCATCAGTCCGTCCGGCAAGATGGCGCTGGTTGCCAATCGCGGCGATAACTCGATCAGTGTGCTCTCGCTCAACGGCACCGACGTCAAGGTCACCGACACCATCTCATTCCCCGACAGCGTTGCGCATGTGGTCTTCACGCCGGACGGCAAGCGGGCGCTCGCGGTACGGTTTCCCGCGCACAAGGTATCGGTACTCGACATCGTCGGCGACAAGGTATCCTACAACAAGGTCGATTTGCCGACCGGCCAGTGGCCCTACAATGTCGTCGTCACGCCCAATGGCAAGATCGCACTGACCTCCGACAATGGCGGCGCCGGCTCGTCGGACGGCAGCGTCGACACCACAAGCGTGATCGATCTCGAGGCCACTCCGCCACGCGTCATCGACCGGGTGGTGGTCGGTGACGGGCCCGAGGGGCTTGCGATGTCCCCGAAGGGCGATCTTGCGGTCGCCGCCATCCTGCGCGGCTCCAACATGAAGAAGGCGTTCTTCTACCAGAAGAACGGCAGCCTCTCGATCTTGAAGATCGACGGCAAGAAGGTGACGAAGACCCAGGATATCGAGGTCGGCGGATTGCCGGAGGCCGTCATGTTCACGCCTGACGGGAAGTACATCCTGGCCGGGAACTACATGACCCAGGATTTCTCGATCTTGAAAGTCAATGGCACCAGGGTCACGGATACCGGCAAGCGCTTCAAGGTACCGGGACATCCGGCTTCGGCACGCATGGGACACTGA
- a CDS encoding IS5 family transposase — MRPRERRESGEQDLFRSRLDQVINMDHALAKLARTIDWGFLEEKFGAVYADGSGRPPLPTRLMAGLAILKHTYNLSDEVVCEQWIENPYYQYFCGEEFFQHRLPLDRSSMTHWRNRMGEERLQALLQESLAVATRTGAMKPSELSRVIVDTTVQPKNVAFPTDAKLLNRAREKLATLAKKLGVELRQSYTRVGKSALIQHQRYAHAKQFKRANRALRTLKTYLGRVIRDIARKIDGDHGLEGSFAHLLSLSRRVREQERGQRGAKVYSLHAPEVECIGKGKAHKPYEFGVKVSVATTLKHSKGGQFVAHVQALPGNPYDGHTLAEVIPGIEKLVGATIDRLHADAGYRGHNAPPDYKFKIYTSKQKRRVTPAIKREMRRRSAVEPVIGHLKDEHRMGRNYLAHRNGDLNNAILAAAGYNFRRLVKWLRILLCLFFASLFPQLNPLPA; from the coding sequence ATGCGGCCACGGGAGCGGCGGGAAAGCGGCGAGCAGGATCTGTTTCGTTCGCGGCTGGACCAGGTCATCAACATGGATCACGCGCTGGCGAAGCTGGCGCGGACGATCGACTGGGGATTTCTGGAAGAGAAGTTCGGGGCGGTTTACGCCGACGGCTCCGGCCGGCCGCCGCTGCCGACCCGGCTGATGGCGGGGCTGGCGATTCTCAAACACACCTACAACCTCAGCGACGAAGTGGTGTGCGAGCAGTGGATCGAGAACCCGTATTACCAGTACTTTTGCGGCGAGGAGTTTTTCCAGCACCGGCTGCCGCTCGATCGCTCCTCGATGACCCACTGGCGCAACCGCATGGGAGAGGAGCGGCTGCAAGCGCTGTTGCAGGAGAGCCTGGCGGTAGCGACGCGAACCGGCGCGATGAAGCCTTCGGAACTCTCGCGCGTCATTGTCGACACCACGGTGCAGCCGAAGAACGTTGCCTTCCCGACTGACGCCAAGCTGTTGAACCGGGCCCGTGAGAAGCTGGCGACGCTGGCCAAAAAGCTGGGCGTGGAGCTCCGGCAGTCCTACACGCGGGTCGGCAAGTCCGCGCTGATCCAGCATCAGCGTTACGCCCATGCCAAGCAGTTCAAGCGCGCCAACCGGGCTCTGCGCACGCTCAAGACCTATCTGGGCCGCGTCATCCGCGACATTGCCCGCAAGATCGACGGCGACCATGGGCTCGAGGGCAGCTTCGCTCACCTGCTCAGCCTTAGCCGGCGGGTGCGCGAGCAGGAACGCGGGCAGCGCGGCGCCAAGGTCTACAGCCTGCATGCCCCCGAAGTGGAATGCATCGGCAAGGGCAAGGCCCACAAGCCTTACGAGTTCGGCGTCAAGGTCAGCGTTGCCACCACCCTCAAGCATAGCAAGGGCGGCCAGTTCGTCGCCCATGTACAGGCGCTGCCGGGCAATCCCTATGACGGCCATACGCTGGCCGAGGTGATCCCGGGGATCGAGAAACTCGTCGGCGCTACGATCGATCGGCTCCACGCCGATGCCGGCTATCGCGGCCACAACGCGCCACCCGACTACAAGTTCAAAATCTACACCTCAAAACAGAAGCGCCGCGTGACCCCGGCGATCAAACGAGAGATGCGTCGCCGCTCTGCCGTCGAGCCAGTCATCGGCCATCTCAAGGACGAGCACCGAATGGGCCGCAACTATCTCGCCCACCGCAATGGCGACCTCAACAACGCCATCCTCGCCGCCGCCGGCTACAACTTCCGCCGCCTCGTCAAGTGGCTCAGGATTTTGTTGTGCCTCTTCTTCGCCAGCCTCTTCCCTCAGCTAAATCCGTTGCCTGCGTGA